TCGCTTCTCTTTTAAATCTGTCCGGTATTTGCCTCCAATTGCCACCTGCTGGTACATATCGCATATAAGTGGCGTACTTGGGTGGTAAATTGATAAATTCGCCTGGTTCAATACCCATTATTGCGTCAAAAAGTGTTCGCCATGGTTTTAATAATTTTAAAGATGGTAAATTGGGCTTTTTATGGGTTTTTTCAGGTATTAGAGGTATTTTAACTTTTAAGTCCGGTCTCAAGCCTATTATTATAACCCTCTTTCGTTTCTGTGGTGTTCCATAATCAGCGGCGTCTAAAACGCCTTGGAAAATCCTATAGCCAGTGTTTTTGAGCTCATCCAGAATAACCTTCCAAACACTTCCCTTTCGCTCTTCGGGCAATAGTTTCCTTTTTCCACGCTCTTTTATTGGTACATGTTTTATTCTAGCATTTAACAAACCTGTGACTTCTTCCATTACAAAAATCTTTGGTTTAGCCTCATTGATTACCCTAATATACTCCCTAAGAGGTGAAGCCCGGGGGTCATTTAGCCCCATCCTTTTACCCGCAGTAGAAAATGGTTGGCATGGGGGCCCACCTGTGAGCACGTCTATATCACCTTTATCTTCGCCGGCCGTTTCTAGTAAAGTTTCAGTTGGGATATTTTTAATGTCATCGAGGATAAATGGTATTTCTGGGCGGTTAGCAGAGATGATTTCTTTAGAAGCAGGGTCTATGTCAACAGCTACTCTAGTATCGAAACCTGCCCATTCGAAACCTAAATCTAATCCAAAACTACCTGAAAACAACGAGATGGAACTAAATCCGTTAGACCTAAGTTTTGTACCCTCGGGGACGCCCCTACATTTTATATTCCTTGAATATTCACTTAATATGCTCTTGTCGATATTTACCCATTTCCTTAATGTATCTTTATAATCTTGTGGTGGTTCGCTTGACTCCATGCGGTTAAGGATTTCTGACAAAATTTCGATTAGATCTTCTCTTTTTTTTATTCCTGTTTCAATTACTTCTAAATCTGCCAAAGCAGATATATATGCCCGTATATCACCCATACCAATTCCTTTTTTGCCCCTGAAACTTTCTATTATGTTAAAATACTTTGCTAACACTTCGCTTTCACGTGCTTTCATTTTTGCACCTTCTTGATTTTTTTGATGGTTATATTACCCTTAGTGGTTAGTAACCATTCTAATTCATCCCCATTATCCAAATCCAAAATTTTCCTGACAGCAAAAGGTATTGTAGTGTAGCCTCGCCCCCAAATTTTTGATTTACCTAACTTTGGCACGTTTAACACCATACATGTAATTATACATGTAATTATACATGTATTCTCTTATAAATTTTTTTATATAAATAATTTACAAACAATTATTAAAGGTCATCCAATGGGGGGATTTTATACCAAATCTATGCCCAAAATCCGAAGAGGAATTCAATTCACGGGAAAGAAAAGTTGAACTTGAAATCAGGCGCTTTAGTAAA
Above is a window of Thermoplasmatales archaeon DNA encoding:
- a CDS encoding DNA cytosine methyltransferase; protein product: MKARESEVLAKYFNIIESFRGKKGIGMGDIRAYISALADLEVIETGIKKREDLIEILSEILNRMESSEPPQDYKDTLRKWVNIDKSILSEYSRNIKCRGVPEGTKLRSNGFSSISLFSGSFGLDLGFEWAGFDTRVAVDIDPASKEIISANRPEIPFILDDIKNIPTETLLETAGEDKGDIDVLTGGPPCQPFSTAGKRMGLNDPRASPLREYIRVINEAKPKIFVMEEVTGLLNARIKHVPIKERGKRKLLPEERKGSVWKVILDELKNTGYRIFQGVLDAADYGTPQKRKRVIIIGLRPDLKVKIPLIPEKTHKKPNLPSLKLLKPWRTLFDAIMGIEPGEFINLPPKYATYMRYVPAGGNWRQIPDRFKREAMNNALYAGGGKMGFYRRLCWFEPSPTLVTSPSMKGSMMIHPWEERPLSVNEYKAIQGFPLDWELPGSVTNKYKKVGEAVPPTLSYAIARNLAKALKEVDKW